The genomic stretch AATTACTTTGTTATTTGCTTCTAAATCCTCCGTTGGTTCAGAAAATTCATCAGTGAGTTTTGCTTGAACGTGGAAAGTCGCTTTATCACTTGGTTCAAAAACAAACACATCCAAACCTGCTGTTCCCACATATTCTTTTGCAAAATAACGTTCGTCAGTCAGTTCGTTATAAGTTCCATCTACGCGGAATTGAAGCGCCGGATAGGTTTCTAAAATCGGCGAGTCTTCTGCAGGGAAATAAGTGACGATTCCTTCTTTAACTTCTTTTTTCACGGTAGTATCGTATTCATTTGTCCCCATAGTTACTTGATTTGTTAAGACTAATTTATATGAGCGACCTTTTTCCGAATGAACAGTGACGAATGCCTCTTTACTTTCAGCTGTTAATGTGGTTTTTACCGTAATTAGGTCGTCATTCCACTGATAATACCAAGTCGAGTAATTTGTACTAGTTTCCCAGACAGACGGCACACCGAGTAGTCGAAGTTCGGAATCTAATTCGATATAAATTCTTAATCCACTTGTTTGAAGAATATTAAGCGGATTACGCGCATGGCTATTCCATTTGTTCATATTCGTATTTCCAGCAACTAATTGTGATAAAAATGCCCCATACATGTACGTTGTTGCCGAAAGTGTCGCTTCTGGATTTAAAACATCCACTTTATCAAGCAAAATACTGCCATGCGGGCGTTCTAATTCTGCTTCTTTTTCACGCATCACAACATGGGCATAATTTGGTGTGAAAAAGGAAAGTAGATCGCCGTTTTGTTGCTCTTCTTGAATTCGGTCTGGGAAGTTCTCTTGAAGCCAGTTGTCAGAAATTGTTTCACCGATAATCGGTGTTCCTATGTGTTTGTTTAGTGTAGCTTTAGTACTTGTTTGGTAAGATTGCCCTGAAATATTACTTTTTAGTTCTGCTAAGTTTTCGATTGGTGCTCCAGATGCTTTTGGTTGATTTTCTGTTGCATACCCGTAAAAGCTTGTTTCACCGTGATTAGTAAATAGCTCTGTTTGTAAGGATATTTGAGCGAATTCATATTGGTAGACTCGGTTTGGCAATGATTTTTCCTTAAGGTTCGCTAGTTCGCTAGTCAGTTTATAATTTGTTCCATAAATATCAAAACCATCTGTTGCATACCCAACAATTTTCGTTAATGCTCCAATTTGAACTGCTGGGAAACGCTCACTTTGTGGTTGATTTTGGCGGGCTTGAACCGTGAAACCAGTCGCGCCTTCTGTCACATGATAATCAATATATTGCGACATATAAGCTTCATTTGTTCTCACTGCTGCTTGTTCTGCAAGCCCCAAGTCTTGTAAGTAAACAAAATCAAACTCAAGATCCCCATCCACTGAGACATCATAAAACCAACCGCGCGTATGAAAATGCATTTGCACACTATAACGAAACGGTCCAACTACACCGCGATACTCCACGCCATTTTCGTTAAAACCAACTTCCGCATCTCTGCTAAGTAGTGGATAAATTTCTATTTTATCTCCTAAATGCGCGCGTACATATATTTGCGACAAGCGGTTTTCTAATGGATTTTGAATCACTTGATTTAACATAATATCTTTCCATTTTAACCAAGCAAGCTCTCCGCTCGGATAAAATGCGGCTGATAAATCCGCTTTTTTAATTTCTTTTAACATTGTCACACATATCCACCCACTTCCACTTCAAAAACGTCTACATCTTCACTACTAGTCCCAACAAAAACTCGGTGAAGTCCCGGTTCCTGCACTTTTTCAAGCTGCTGGTTATAGAATGAAAATGCCTCGCTTGTTAATTCAAATCTAACTGTTTTTTCTTCGCCAGCTTGAAGCGCTACTTTTTCAAAAGCTTTTAATTCTTTGACTGGTCGTGAAATGCTCGCTGTCACATCTTGTAAATAAACTTGGATTACTTCTTTTCCAGCAATATCACTAATGTTTTTAATGGTTACTTCCACATGTAGTGATTCACCTAGATTTAGTTCTTTCGGAAGACTGCTTGTTTTTAACTCGAATTTGCTATAGCTTTTTCCGTAACCAAATGGATAAAATGGTTCATTTGGAATATCAAGATAATGCGACACATAGCGTTCGCCTTTATTTTCCGGTGTTTGTGGTCGTCCAGTGCGTAAATGATTATAATAAACCGGAATTTGACCAGTTGTTTGCGGGAATGACATGGATAATTTCCCCGAAGGATTACTTGCACCACTTAATAAATCTGCAGTGACACGGCCTGCTTCTGTCCCTGGGAACCATAATTCAAGAAGAGCATCACTAGATTCTGCTAACTCTTTCACTTCGAGCGGTCTACCATTAAATAATGTAATAACAACTGGTTTTCCTAATGTTTGGACGAATTTCGCTAATTCATATTGTGCTTCCGGCAAGCGTATAGTAGCAAGACTTCCTGCTTCCCCGCCCCATTCATTTTTTTCACCTAGGGCAAGCACGACAACATCCATGTTCTCTACTGCCGCTTTCACTGCCACTTTGTCTTCTTCCGACAATTCAGTGTACTCCGTTGAAACGACTTCGACCGTTTCAAATACTTCACGCAAACCTGTTTCAACATTGATGCCATCTTTTTCTTCACCGTATACATTCCAACCACCGAGAATATCAGGCGACGTTGCAAGTGGACCAACCAAGGCAATTTTTGCTTCTTTAGCCAGTGGAAGTAATCGGTTTTTATTTTCTAATAACACAGCAGATTCAATACCTGCTGCCCGAGCTTTCCCGCGGCTATCATCGGTTAAAATATCTTTTGTGCGGTCGTTATTTTTTAATCCGCGATAGGGATCTTCAAATAGCCCTAAATCATTTTTTAAAGTTAACATCCGAAGTACTGCTTCATCTAAAAGGCTTTCGGATAATTTGCCTTCTTCAATTAAACCTTTTAATTCATGGATATAACAAGTCGTCATCATTTCTAAATCAACGCCTGCTTCCATCGAAAACTGTGCGGCTTCTTTAGGATTTCTGGCTGTTCCGTGATTAATTACTTCGGCAACAGCGCCCCAGTCAGAAATAAGTACACCGTCAAAACCCATTTCGTCTCGTAGAACATCTCGGTTAAGCCATTTGTTCATTGTTGCCGGAATCCCGTCTACCACGTTAAAAGCAGTCATGACTAATTTAGCTCCAGCTTGTATTGCGGCATTATAAGCTGGTAAATAATTTTGATAAAGTTCGCGCGTAGACATATTAACTGTGTTGTATTCCAGCCCAGCCTCCGCAGCCCCGTATGCCGCAAAATGTTTGACACATGCCGCCATTTGCTCCAAGTTTTCATGTAGTTTACTCGCATCGCCTTGGTAACCATCTACCATTGCCTTTCCAAGTTCACTATTTAAAAATGGATCCTCACCAGTTGATTCCATCACACGTCCCCACCGAGGGTCCCGTACTAAATCAAGCATTGGTGAAAAAGTGACATGATGCCCATCTGCCGTTGCTTCGAGCGCCGAAACTTCTGCCATCACTCGAACAGTCTCCCGGTCAAAAGAACAACCAAGTGCAAGCGGAATAGGAAATACCGTTTTATACCCGTGTATGACATCCGCCATAAAAACAAGCGGAATTCCTAATCGATTCGTTTTTAAATAAGCTTCCTGAATACCAATCATATCAAGCGCCGAGCTTGATCCAAGCACCGAACCCGCATTTTCCGTATGCGCATCCGTCAATTTCATTTCTTGAAGAAGCGGCCCTGTTAGTTCTGCATTTTTGTTTGTACCTTTAAAAAGAAAAGGGGAAAGTTGAAGACATTGAGCGATTTTTTCATCTAACGTCATTTGATTGACTAAATCCTGTACTTTTTCTTGTTTCATAGGAACCTCCTGAACACTTTTTTCGAAACGTTTCTATTCAAATATAACAACAGTATAAGCGCTTTCTTTTCTTTAGTCAACCAAAAACGACATTCACATGGTGAAACGCTCCTTTTTTTCTTTTTCTTCTATACTATCTCGTTTTCGTAAAAGTTTATCCAGAAAAAATTTATATCCGCAAAACCATTGATATACAATGTTCAGACGCTATAAAGTAAAAATAAAATAGCAATTCACTTGAAACCGATTACATAATATACTATAATAACCTTGTCGAAACGTTTCTATGAAATATTGTGTATGTGAATTAATTTTCACAATTTGCTTCATCCCGTACGGCGCACTAGTTCCGTGCAACAGTTTTTATTCTTTAACAGCTTTTAGTTAATCAAGTTGCTTTGAAAAAAACAAAAAATGGAGGAAAAATCATGAAGAAAAAGATGTTTGTCGTTTTAGCTTTAGTGTTGTCGCTTAGTTTAGTATTAATGGCGTGTGGTGGGTCAAAGGATGATGCAAATTCCGGCGATTCTAAAGTATTAAATGTTTGGGCAATGGGTGATGAAGCCAAGTCACTAAAAGAACTCGCACAAAAATTCACGAAAGATACTGGCATTGAAGTTAAAGTTCAAGTTATTCCTTGGGCAAATGCACATGATAAATTACTTACAGCCGTTGCTTCTAAATCTGGCCCCGATGTAGTCCAAATGGGAACTACTTGGATGCCTGAATTTGTCGAAGCTGGCGCACTACTTGATATTACAAAAGATGTCGAAAAAAGCAAAAATATGAATTCTGATCTATTTTTCCCAGGTTCAGTAAAAACTACTCAATTTGACGGGAAAACTTACGGTGTTCCGTGGTATGCAGAAACTCGCGTATTATTCTACCGTACCGATTTACTGAAAAAAGTTGGTTATAATGAAGCTCCAAAAACATGGGATGAACTATCCGACGCTGCACTTAAACTTTCTAAACGTGGCAAAGATATGTACGGCTTTGCCATTGATCCAAACGAACAAACGACTGGTTTCATTTTCGGACGTCAAAACGGCTCCCCTCTTTTCGATAAAGATGGTCAACCAGTATTCAATAAAAAACCTTTCGTAGACACTGTTAGTTATTTAGATAGTTTCATTAAAAATGGTTCCGCTCCAGATACTGATCTTGGTTTAGATGCTTCTCAAAGCTTCGGCGGCGACGGTATTGTGCCAATGTTCATGAGTGGTCCTTGGATGGTTAATACACTGAAAGACACTGCCCCTGACATTGACGGAAAATGGGCTACTGCAGTATTACCTAAAAAAGAAAATAACGAATCAAGCCTTGGTGGCGCTAACCTTTCCATTTTCAAATATAGTGATAAGAAAGATGATGCTCTAAAATTCATGGACTACATGAGTCAACCTGATGTGCAATTATCTTGGTTAAAAGATACAAACTCCATGCCAGCTCGTATGGATGCTTGGGAAGATGATATGCTGAAAAATGACCCTTACTACAAAGTATTCGGCGAACAAATGAAAACAGCTGAACCAATGCCACTTATCCCACAATTTGAGGAAATCGCTCAATTATATGGAAAATCTTGGGAACAAATTTATCGTGGTG from Listeria monocytogenes ATCC 19117 encodes the following:
- a CDS encoding 1,2-beta-oligoglucan phosphorylase gives rise to the protein MTMLKEIKKADLSAAFYPSGELAWLKWKDIMLNQVIQNPLENRLSQIYVRAHLGDKIEIYPLLSRDAEVGFNENGVEYRGVVGPFRYSVQMHFHTRGWFYDVSVDGDLEFDFVYLQDLGLAEQAAVRTNEAYMSQYIDYHVTEGATGFTVQARQNQPQSERFPAVQIGALTKIVGYATDGFDIYGTNYKLTSELANLKEKSLPNRVYQYEFAQISLQTELFTNHGETSFYGYATENQPKASGAPIENLAELKSNISGQSYQTSTKATLNKHIGTPIIGETISDNWLQENFPDRIQEEQQNGDLLSFFTPNYAHVVMREKEAELERPHGSILLDKVDVLNPEATLSATTYMYGAFLSQLVAGNTNMNKWNSHARNPLNILQTSGLRIYIELDSELRLLGVPSVWETSTNYSTWYYQWNDDLITVKTTLTAESKEAFVTVHSEKGRSYKLVLTNQVTMGTNEYDTTVKKEVKEGIVTYFPAEDSPILETYPALQFRVDGTYNELTDERYFAKEYVGTAGLDVFVFEPSDKATFHVQAKLTDEFSEPTEDLEANNKVIRASYDELTAQFHLNHQSTTAEKLNLTVYWYAHQMLVHYASPHGLEQYSGAAWGTRDVSQGPFEFFLATGNKAVLRKLVLTIFSHQYQDTGDWPQWFMFDKYTSIQQEESHGDVIVWPLKIIGDYMEMSGDTGILEEAIPFVDRESKTFTKEQGTLLEHIELAVETIEARFMKGTALSNYGDGDWDDTLQPANAQLKKNMVSSWTVALTYQTFKRLAAFLPVGEKYETLANNVQADFAKYMTNDTDVIPGFLYLEEGKAPVWMIHPEDKDTNIKYRLIPLTRSVISELVDKKQASRNFEIIGEHLLHPDGVRLMSEPAHYAGGVSTHFKRAEQAANFGREVGLQYVHAHIRYIEALAKIGDKSAWHMLDVINPINIKEVVPNAALRQSNTYFSSSDAAFLDRYQAQNEFSRVKEGSIPVKGGWRIYSSGPGIYLHQLISSVLGIRQTEDALIFDPILPEELDGLECHIELDNYPLDLTFESADEGSIVVNGEKQPVENEANLYRTGALVLPKKNLTTKCSQITIKFSKNNRL
- a CDS encoding glycoside hydrolase family 3 N-terminal domain-containing protein yields the protein MKQEKVQDLVNQMTLDEKIAQCLQLSPFLFKGTNKNAELTGPLLQEMKLTDAHTENAGSVLGSSSALDMIGIQEAYLKTNRLGIPLVFMADVIHGYKTVFPIPLALGCSFDRETVRVMAEVSALEATADGHHVTFSPMLDLVRDPRWGRVMESTGEDPFLNSELGKAMVDGYQGDASKLHENLEQMAACVKHFAAYGAAEAGLEYNTVNMSTRELYQNYLPAYNAAIQAGAKLVMTAFNVVDGIPATMNKWLNRDVLRDEMGFDGVLISDWGAVAEVINHGTARNPKEAAQFSMEAGVDLEMMTTCYIHELKGLIEEGKLSESLLDEAVLRMLTLKNDLGLFEDPYRGLKNNDRTKDILTDDSRGKARAAGIESAVLLENKNRLLPLAKEAKIALVGPLATSPDILGGWNVYGEEKDGINVETGLREVFETVEVVSTEYTELSEEDKVAVKAAVENMDVVVLALGEKNEWGGEAGSLATIRLPEAQYELAKFVQTLGKPVVITLFNGRPLEVKELAESSDALLELWFPGTEAGRVTADLLSGASNPSGKLSMSFPQTTGQIPVYYNHLRTGRPQTPENKGERYVSHYLDIPNEPFYPFGYGKSYSKFELKTSSLPKELNLGESLHVEVTIKNISDIAGKEVIQVYLQDVTASISRPVKELKAFEKVALQAGEEKTVRFELTSEAFSFYNQQLEKVQEPGLHRVFVGTSSEDVDVFEVEVGGYV
- a CDS encoding sugar ABC transporter substrate-binding protein, producing MKKKMFVVLALVLSLSLVLMACGGSKDDANSGDSKVLNVWAMGDEAKSLKELAQKFTKDTGIEVKVQVIPWANAHDKLLTAVASKSGPDVVQMGTTWMPEFVEAGALLDITKDVEKSKNMNSDLFFPGSVKTTQFDGKTYGVPWYAETRVLFYRTDLLKKVGYNEAPKTWDELSDAALKLSKRGKDMYGFAIDPNEQTTGFIFGRQNGSPLFDKDGQPVFNKKPFVDTVSYLDSFIKNGSAPDTDLGLDASQSFGGDGIVPMFMSGPWMVNTLKDTAPDIDGKWATAVLPKKENNESSLGGANLSIFKYSDKKDDALKFMDYMSQPDVQLSWLKDTNSMPARMDAWEDDMLKNDPYYKVFGEQMKTAEPMPLIPQFEEIAQLYGKSWEQIYRGGADVQTQMDTFNDQVEALLKK